TTTTACGTTTTGATAAGGCTTTCTGATAATTCCGGGCATCGATACCCAGCACCAATGCGCCTTGCGCGGTAAGCTCCTGAGCCATATCAATAACACCGTCTTTCCAGCCTCCGTCACCAGAAACAAACAGGACAACTGAGGTTGGCTTTTGAACAGGGCGGTAAATCGTGATTTTACCAAAGGCACCATACCGAAGAGATTCTTCTCCTTTTATCGCAAACGATGGTTTGCCGAAACAAAATAACATTGCGATCACGAGAATCAATCTTTTCATAGGCTCATTTTAAGGTTTAATCACTTTGGACAATACTGCCGGAATTTGAATAAGGTCATAATCCTGTGCATAAATCAGGTATTTATTATGCCATACTGGTGAAAATTTATCCTTCGCATCTCTGAGCCCTTTGTAATGAGAGAAAGATTTGATCTTCTCATAAGCAAATTTCAAGGAGCGTTCAGGAAGGTTCTTTGGATCATTCAAGCCTGATAAGGGTGCAAAACCAATATTAACTGAAGTATATCCTTTTTCTTTCAAGTGTTTAAATAACTCCACCAGAATAAAGTCAATAACACCGTTTGGTGCATCTGCTGTTTTTCTGATCAGATCGTAAGTACCTTCCCCTTTAGCATAGTCAGGAATGATATTTAAAAAGGCAACAATCTTTTCTTCCGAATTCTCTACAGTGATGATCGTTTGATTTTTCAGTTCTTCCCAGTCAAACATTCCCTGAGAGAAAACAATCTCTTCCCGTTCTGTTTCTGCCAGCCATTCGTCAGAGACTGATTTTATTTTTTGCAACAGACCGTCCTTAACCGGTGCTTCGTAGATCTTGCTATGGTATCCTTTTTCACCTACCTTTTTAAGCGCATTACGGATTGATTTTCTATTTCCTCCATCCAGCGTAAAAGTAGTCAGGTTAACCACCCCTTCCTGACCTAAGAATAAACGCTTTTTACCACTTTGGGTAAAGGCATCCACATTTTCTTCAGCTACACGGTAGTAAAAGCTTTTCATGCCGCTTTCAAAGCAATACTTATCAAATGATTTGATAAACGCTTTTAAGTTTTCAGGAGCCGTCACAGGTGATTCCAGCACTACGGCAAAGTTTCCGGCGATCCGGTAAGAAATAAAGCCCTCCAGATCTGGCGAGCGGTAAATCAGCTTATCAGGATAGGTTTTGAAATAATCCATCGCTGAGTTTCCATATTGATCCAATTGAGTTCTTGCCCAGTCGAATTCTTCTGCATCGGTTGTGTCTTTGATAATATATGGACGGATCAAAGTATAAACCAAGAAGGCTACAGACAAGAATCCACTAATATTGATAGAATACAGAAATCCTCTTGCAAAAGCATCCTGTGGCATAAGATCACTACTATCAATCAGCACAAAATTCTCTAAAGTATATTTTATAGATTGAAGGATCCCGAAATCAACGTTAAAGTGTTTGGCATCCAGGAAATAAAAACCAATAGTACCGTATAAAACTACCGCAACAACACTGAGTAAGGTCGTTTGAATACCTATAAAGCGAAGTCTGGAGTTATGTTTAACATAATATTCTTTTCTGGAAGCAATCAGGCCGATAATAACGATGACTGAATAAAGTGCTTCTTCATAATCAAAAGCCTTGGTCAGGTTTCCAAACAGCGAGAATACACATAAACTTAAGGCAAAGTACCAGGCCATTTTAAGTCCCCGGAGCATGAATGCAGCAGTAACCAGTAAAAACAAGCCGACTACAAGTACAAAATAGTTTGAGGCTGCAATAGCTGAGATCGGCAGAAAGTTCTTTAAGAACACCAATCTTTCGTGAATTGCCGGTGTGAGTACGGAAACTATATTTACAATTCCTAAAGCCAGGATCATCAGTGCTGGTACGATACGCATCAGTAATTTATTGATTTTAACCAGGAAGCTTAAAGCACCTAATAACATTGGGATCCAGAATTCCATGAAACGATAAAGGAAAGTAACCGATACTGCCGCTGCTTCTGAATAGCCTAAACGGATCAGCATAAAGGTCATTGAAGCCTCTACTGCACCTAAACCTCTTAAAAATGGAGAGATAATCAGGAATACAACGCCAACCACATAACTGATAGTAGCGATAATGATAGACGGTTCAATATTCAGTGCTACCATAGCAATATAGATATGCACTACACCGATGATCTCGATCAGCATACTGTAAACGAACGTCCAGATAAAGCCGTTACGCTCAATTTTATTGCTTTTGAATTCTGCAAGAAAAACTTCTACGGAAGGGATGTATTTCACTAATAACTGATAAACCTTACCACTATTAGCTATAGACCTGTAAATCAAATATATACCACCTATTAAAACAAAAATGGAAATCAATCCGATCCATTCTCCCGCCCCTATACTTCCTTTGAAGATCGCATAAATAAATACCGGGATAGCAATAACAACTACCGAAAGTATACCTACAAAACCATAAATGGATGAAGCAAAATTAATCTGAGATTTAGTTACCCCTTTTTTCTCGATGTCTCCGCTAAAAAAAGCCAGTGAGGAAACTCCTCCTGCCGGAAGAAATACACTGACAAAGTTCCTTTTCAAGTACAACATGGTGGAATCAAGCAAATTAACTTCACTTCCTACTGCTTTAAAGGCATATTTATACATTATACCGTGTACAAAAATGTAAACGACACTGAGTGCAATACCCAAGGTGATCCAATCCCATTTAGAGGTCAGAACAAGATGTTTTACTTGCTGGAGTTCTGCTTTTTCGTGTTGAATAAACCAGATGCCCAAACCAATAAAAAACAGCGTGAAAATATAACTCGCAATGATTTTATAATTGTCCTTTATAAAAGGGACCGGGTTATATTGTGCAGATAATTTCATGTATAAGTAACGCTTTTCAAATAGTAATCAGGATAGCAAAAGTATGACATTTCTGCTGATTAAAGAATCTAATATGCCTAATTAGCCTAAACTAATTCCTTAAAACGTTTTCTGCCATAGTTTGTTTTTTCTTTGTCCTTGATTTTGAAAAGATAACGATGCTGATTGCAATGAATGACCATAGCAGCATTTGCCAGGTAGAAAGTGCCCATCCTCCGTGTTTCCAGCACAGCA
The sequence above is drawn from the Pedobacter cryoconitis genome and encodes:
- a CDS encoding phosphatidylglycerol lysyltransferase domain-containing protein, which codes for MKLSAQYNPVPFIKDNYKIIASYIFTLFFIGLGIWFIQHEKAELQQVKHLVLTSKWDWITLGIALSVVYIFVHGIMYKYAFKAVGSEVNLLDSTMLYLKRNFVSVFLPAGGVSSLAFFSGDIEKKGVTKSQINFASSIYGFVGILSVVVIAIPVFIYAIFKGSIGAGEWIGLISIFVLIGGIYLIYRSIANSGKVYQLLVKYIPSVEVFLAEFKSNKIERNGFIWTFVYSMLIEIIGVVHIYIAMVALNIEPSIIIATISYVVGVVFLIISPFLRGLGAVEASMTFMLIRLGYSEAAAVSVTFLYRFMEFWIPMLLGALSFLVKINKLLMRIVPALMILALGIVNIVSVLTPAIHERLVFLKNFLPISAIAASNYFVLVVGLFLLVTAAFMLRGLKMAWYFALSLCVFSLFGNLTKAFDYEEALYSVIVIIGLIASRKEYYVKHNSRLRFIGIQTTLLSVVAVVLYGTIGFYFLDAKHFNVDFGILQSIKYTLENFVLIDSSDLMPQDAFARGFLYSINISGFLSVAFLVYTLIRPYIIKDTTDAEEFDWARTQLDQYGNSAMDYFKTYPDKLIYRSPDLEGFISYRIAGNFAVVLESPVTAPENLKAFIKSFDKYCFESGMKSFYYRVAEENVDAFTQSGKKRLFLGQEGVVNLTTFTLDGGNRKSIRNALKKVGEKGYHSKIYEAPVKDGLLQKIKSVSDEWLAETEREEIVFSQGMFDWEELKNQTIITVENSEEKIVAFLNIIPDYAKGEGTYDLIRKTADAPNGVIDFILVELFKHLKEKGYTSVNIGFAPLSGLNDPKNLPERSLKFAYEKIKSFSHYKGLRDAKDKFSPVWHNKYLIYAQDYDLIQIPAVLSKVIKP